The following are from one region of the Noviherbaspirillum sedimenti genome:
- a CDS encoding class I adenylate-forming enzyme family protein — MTDARNYDALPMNWVGDYSGKKALLTPNLEAIFDPHDGARYTYRQVDERAKRVATYLVDQLGIIKGDRVALISRNRMECIDLFFACGKIGAILCPLSYRLQKPELRDLMARELPKVIFVEDMFAALADDSVLPAPQPTVICFGDASDVYDAILATEARDVTVPMAMNDPFLYIHTGGTTAVPKVCIVPHRQMMWNAFEALLMSAGSPQARELVLFPLFHVGGWNVFFCLFMRNSLAIPLRQFDAGQILDMIEQKVINRLGVVEAMLQMLKAHPKFEQTDFSGLELITTAAAPCSNETLQPFWERGIPTNQAYGLTEAGPSNFAFLAREPGMEHIKAHSRKVGTPFYCCDYKIVAEDDRNKLQPPGEIGVLCLRSYHNFDGYLHDPERTAKVLDADGWIYTGDLAVCDEEGLVSVVGRADNMFITGGENVSPEEIENALRSHPAVAAAICAGIPDKKWGEIPVSMVVLNPGKKASEADLRAHCKELLAAYKVPRSVAIEETIPLTPVGKLDRKALKAYFTSREAAFG, encoded by the coding sequence GTTGCCGATGAATTGGGTCGGCGATTATTCTGGCAAGAAGGCGCTACTGACGCCAAACCTCGAAGCGATTTTCGACCCGCATGACGGCGCCCGTTACACCTACCGGCAAGTCGATGAACGCGCCAAGCGCGTCGCCACTTACCTGGTCGACCAGTTGGGCATCATCAAGGGCGACCGCGTGGCGCTGATTTCGCGCAACCGCATGGAATGCATCGATTTATTTTTTGCCTGCGGCAAGATTGGCGCGATCCTTTGCCCGCTCTCCTACCGCTTGCAAAAACCGGAGTTGCGTGATCTGATGGCGCGCGAATTGCCGAAAGTGATCTTTGTCGAAGACATGTTCGCCGCGCTGGCCGATGACAGCGTCTTGCCGGCGCCGCAACCGACGGTGATCTGTTTTGGCGACGCCAGCGATGTCTATGACGCGATCCTGGCCACCGAAGCGCGCGATGTCACCGTGCCGATGGCAATGAACGATCCGTTTCTTTACATTCACACCGGTGGCACCACCGCAGTTCCCAAGGTCTGCATCGTGCCGCACCGGCAAATGATGTGGAATGCCTTCGAAGCGCTGCTGATGTCGGCCGGCTCGCCGCAAGCCAGGGAGCTGGTGTTGTTCCCGCTGTTCCATGTCGGCGGCTGGAACGTATTCTTCTGCCTGTTCATGCGCAACAGCCTGGCGATTCCGCTGCGGCAGTTCGATGCCGGCCAGATCCTCGACATGATCGAGCAGAAAGTCATCAACCGGCTGGGGGTGGTGGAAGCGATGCTGCAAATGCTCAAAGCCCATCCGAAGTTCGAGCAAACGGATTTTTCGGGGCTGGAGCTGATCACCACCGCCGCCGCCCCCTGCTCCAATGAAACCCTGCAACCCTTTTGGGAGCGCGGCATTCCGACCAACCAGGCGTATGGCCTGACCGAAGCCGGCCCTTCGAATTTCGCCTTCCTCGCCCGCGAACCCGGCATGGAACACATCAAGGCCCATTCGCGCAAGGTCGGCACCCCCTTCTACTGCTGCGATTACAAGATCGTCGCCGAAGATGACCGCAACAAGCTGCAGCCGCCAGGCGAAATCGGCGTGCTGTGCCTGCGCAGCTACCACAACTTCGACGGTTACCTGCACGACCCGGAACGCACCGCCAAGGTGCTCGACGCCGACGGCTGGATCTATACCGGCGACCTGGCCGTGTGCGATGAGGAAGGACTGGTGTCGGTGGTCGGCCGCGCCGACAACATGTTCATTACCGGCGGCGAAAACGTCTCGCCGGAAGAAATCGAAAACGCCCTGCGCAGCCACCCGGCAGTGGCGGCCGCCATCTGCGCCGGCATCCCCGACAAGAAGTGGGGCGAAATCCCGGTTTCGATGGTGGTGCTCAATCCCGGCAAGAAAGCCAGCGAAGCCGATCTGCGCGCGCACTGCAAGGAATTGCTGGCCGCGTACAAGGTGCCGAGATCAGTGGCGATTGAAGAGACGATTCCGCTGACGCCGGTCGGCAAGCTCGACCGCAAGGCGCTCAAGGCTTACTTCACCAGCAGGGAAGCGGCGTTCGGCTGA
- a CDS encoding methyl-accepting chemotaxis protein, whose product MNLANASIRVRLRFSLGILLSFLAAMTALALFTAAPDASQAMIAGTGAAMLVAGMLCAWWLSHSLIAPLQEAIAIARRMAEGDISEPFSARGHGELLELQQSLQEMSERMFQIVAKVRSGTTAVATSAGFVNGDNTALSARTETQASSLEETASSMEELTSTVRQNADNARQANQLVASAAGSAVKGGRVVDDVVATMGSIKDSSRKIVDIISVIDGIAFQTNILALNAAVEAARAGEQGRGFAVVAAEVRTLAQRSASAAKEIKTLIGDSVGKVEAGGQLVDEAGRAMKEIVTSVKRVEDIMSEIAAASAEQSSGIEEINKAVMQIDGMTQQNATLVEQSAKTVVSLQEQAVQLSQAVSVFDLGEREFGNAEEAQTLIERGCEILRTYGKQAFFDEVCNPTGQLIDRDLYLSACDDTDRIVVHGTLPRLVGIDGKAVKDPDGKHFIVEMLRIGRTQGNGWVDYKFVHPVTKEVMPKTAYVCAVGNIVMTCGFYKR is encoded by the coding sequence ATGAATCTGGCAAATGCAAGCATCCGCGTCCGGCTCCGCTTTAGCCTGGGCATCCTGTTGTCATTCCTGGCCGCCATGACGGCGCTAGCCCTTTTCACTGCCGCTCCCGATGCCAGCCAGGCGATGATCGCCGGCACCGGCGCCGCCATGCTGGTGGCCGGCATGCTATGCGCATGGTGGCTCAGCCACAGCCTCATCGCGCCGCTGCAGGAAGCCATCGCCATCGCCAGGCGCATGGCCGAGGGCGACATCAGCGAGCCCTTCAGCGCACGCGGGCACGGCGAATTGCTGGAACTGCAGCAATCGCTGCAGGAAATGAGCGAGCGCATGTTCCAGATCGTCGCCAAGGTGCGCTCCGGCACCACCGCCGTCGCGACTTCGGCCGGCTTCGTCAATGGCGACAATACTGCGCTTTCCGCGCGCACGGAAACGCAGGCCAGCTCGCTGGAGGAAACCGCTTCCTCGATGGAAGAGCTGACCTCGACGGTGCGCCAGAATGCCGACAATGCCCGCCAGGCCAACCAGCTGGTGGCCTCCGCCGCAGGCTCGGCGGTCAAGGGCGGCCGGGTGGTCGATGACGTGGTCGCCACCATGGGTTCGATCAAGGACAGCTCGCGCAAGATCGTCGACATCATTTCCGTCATCGATGGCATCGCCTTCCAGACCAATATCCTGGCGCTCAATGCCGCCGTGGAAGCGGCGCGCGCCGGCGAGCAGGGGCGCGGCTTCGCGGTGGTGGCAGCCGAAGTGCGCACGCTGGCGCAACGCTCGGCGTCGGCGGCCAAGGAAATCAAGACGCTGATCGGCGATTCGGTCGGCAAGGTCGAGGCCGGCGGCCAGCTGGTCGATGAAGCCGGGCGCGCCATGAAGGAGATCGTCACCAGCGTCAAGCGCGTGGAAGACATCATGAGCGAGATCGCCGCCGCCAGCGCCGAGCAGAGCAGCGGCATCGAGGAAATCAACAAGGCGGTGATGCAGATCGACGGCATGACCCAGCAGAACGCCACCCTGGTCGAGCAGTCCGCCAAGACCGTGGTCAGCCTGCAGGAGCAGGCAGTGCAGCTGAGCCAGGCAGTATCGGTGTTCGACCTGGGCGAGCGCGAATTCGGCAATGCCGAGGAAGCCCAGACGCTGATCGAGCGCGGCTGCGAAATCCTGCGCACTTACGGCAAGCAGGCCTTCTTCGACGAGGTATGCAATCCAACCGGCCAGCTGATCGACCGCGACCTCTACCTGTCGGCCTGCGACGACACCGACAGGATTGTGGTGCACGGCACCCTGCCGCGCCTGGTTGGCATCGATGGCAAGGCGGTCAAGGACCCGGACGGCAAGCATTTCATTGTCGAGATGCTGCGCATCGGCCGCACCCAGGGCAATGGCTGGGTCGATTACAAGTTCGTGCACCCGGTGACCAAGGAAGTCATGCCCAAGACCGCCTACGTCTGCGCGGTCGGCAACATCGTCATGACCTGCGGCTTTTACAAGCGCTAA
- a CDS encoding alpha/beta fold hydrolase, producing the protein MPTSHINGIDLYYEEFGAGAPLVLVPGLGGTVESWRAQIAHFQRRYRVIALDNRGSGRSSKPPGPYTMDEMAVDLAGLLDALDIAEPVHLVGASMGGVLVQCFIHHYPWRVAQLVLVSTGVAGGDPHITFPSMAVLQRLAFPGTTPQQRMQTLFGLYFHPQYLAAHPEVFDDAARLYARIGAQPEHATKAQLMAVQDSRPYYKWLGHIKVPVLVMHGEDDVVWPVKNAHTLARGIGTHAELALFEQAGHVLFHEKAVQFNVRLEQFLERPGQP; encoded by the coding sequence ATGCCGACCTCGCACATCAACGGAATCGACCTGTACTACGAGGAATTCGGCGCCGGCGCGCCGCTGGTGCTGGTGCCCGGTCTGGGCGGCACGGTCGAGTCATGGCGCGCGCAGATTGCCCACTTCCAGCGCCGCTATCGCGTGATTGCGCTGGATAACCGCGGCTCGGGCCGCAGCAGCAAGCCGCCCGGCCCCTATACCATGGATGAAATGGCCGTCGACCTGGCCGGCCTGCTCGATGCCCTCGACATCGCCGAGCCGGTGCACCTGGTCGGCGCCTCGATGGGGGGCGTGCTGGTGCAATGCTTCATCCACCATTATCCCTGGCGTGTCGCGCAGCTGGTGCTGGTGTCCACCGGCGTTGCGGGAGGCGATCCGCACATTACCTTTCCTTCGATGGCAGTGCTGCAGAGGCTGGCCTTTCCCGGCACCACCCCGCAGCAGCGCATGCAGACCCTGTTCGGTCTGTATTTCCACCCGCAATACCTGGCGGCGCATCCGGAAGTGTTCGATGATGCGGCGCGGCTGTATGCCCGTATTGGCGCCCAGCCCGAGCACGCAACCAAGGCGCAGCTGATGGCGGTGCAGGATAGCAGGCCGTACTACAAGTGGCTGGGGCATATCAAGGTGCCGGTGCTGGTGATGCACGGCGAGGACGACGTGGTGTGGCCGGTGAAGAACGCACACACGCTGGCCAGGGGCATCGGCACGCACGCCGAACTGGCCCTGTTCGAACAGGCCGGGCATGTGCTGTTTCATGAAAAGGCGGTGCAATTCAACGTCCGCCTGGAGCAGTTCCTGGAGCGGCCGGGACAGCCGTAA
- a CDS encoding DUF2288 domain-containing protein: MTDSTDALSQEEQLRATLNGETARFAWKELQRFFAAGTVIVVDDALDLVEVAVQIARDNKAAVAQWMAAGQLGQVSDVQAQSWLQADAALWTVVVKPWILVQQRAH; the protein is encoded by the coding sequence ATGACCGATTCGACAGACGCACTTTCGCAGGAAGAACAGTTGCGCGCCACCCTGAACGGCGAAACTGCGCGCTTTGCCTGGAAGGAATTGCAGCGGTTTTTTGCCGCTGGTACCGTGATTGTGGTGGACGATGCCCTCGACCTGGTCGAGGTCGCCGTGCAGATAGCCAGGGACAACAAGGCCGCCGTCGCGCAGTGGATGGCGGCCGGCCAGCTTGGCCAGGTCTCGGATGTGCAAGCGCAAAGCTGGCTGCAAGCCGATGCGGCGCTGTGGACCGTGGTGGTCAAGCCCTGGATCCTGGTGCAGCAGCGCGCGCATTGA
- a CDS encoding carbonic anhydrase, producing the protein MISAQEALQRLREGNLRFVSETESSGALTSQSRRSEVAASQEPFAIILGCSDSRVPAEIIFDQGLGDLFVIRVAGNIVAPSQVGSVEFAAERFHTRLVVVLGHSRCGAIQATLEELQRPTENQSRNLHSIVDRVRPSVEALLATELRHDHGALVHHAVRANIRASANHLRHGSEVIEQLIQKEGLVVVGAEYSLETGLVEFFDGLPPGS; encoded by the coding sequence ATGATTTCAGCACAAGAAGCACTACAGCGCCTGCGCGAAGGCAACCTCCGCTTCGTCTCGGAGACCGAGAGCAGTGGCGCCCTCACCAGTCAGAGCCGGCGCAGCGAAGTGGCCGCCAGCCAGGAACCGTTCGCCATCATCCTCGGCTGCTCCGATTCGCGGGTGCCGGCCGAAATCATTTTTGATCAGGGCCTGGGCGACCTGTTCGTTATCCGTGTGGCAGGCAACATCGTGGCGCCGTCGCAGGTCGGCAGCGTCGAATTCGCCGCCGAGCGTTTTCACACGCGACTGGTGGTCGTGCTCGGCCATTCCCGCTGCGGCGCCATCCAGGCGACCCTGGAAGAGCTGCAGCGGCCGACCGAAAACCAGTCGCGCAACCTGCATTCGATCGTCGACCGCGTGCGGCCCTCGGTGGAAGCGCTGCTCGCGACCGAATTGCGACATGACCATGGCGCCCTCGTGCACCATGCCGTGCGCGCCAACATCCGCGCCTCGGCCAACCATCTGCGGCATGGTTCGGAAGTCATCGAGCAACTGATCCAGAAGGAAGGCCTGGTGGTGGTGGGCGCCGAGTATTCGCTGGAAACCGGCCTGGTCGAATTCTTCGACGGCCTGCCGCCAGGCAGTTAA
- a CDS encoding DODA-type extradiol aromatic ring-opening family dioxygenase produces the protein MSINQTSVSASMPTLYIPHGAGPCFFMDWNPPDTWNRMADFLKGVAATLPQKPSAIVLVSGHWLERDFSVTSGQHPELIYDYYGFPPHTYELRYDAPGSPKLAQRIAALLGQASIAAREDAVRGFDHGMFIPLKLMFQDADIPVVQLSLRTDLDPQAHLDAGRALASLRQEGVLIVGSGMSFHNMRGYGDLRFGPVSDDFDRWLTATVESAPAQRDAALRQWEQGPSARLSHPPGAEEHLLPLLVAAGAAAADSGRCVFADRVLEVAISAYRFG, from the coding sequence ATGTCAATCAATCAAACTTCTGTTTCAGCAAGCATGCCGACCCTGTACATCCCGCACGGCGCCGGCCCCTGCTTTTTCATGGACTGGAATCCGCCCGACACCTGGAACCGCATGGCGGATTTTCTCAAGGGCGTGGCGGCGACCCTGCCGCAAAAGCCGAGCGCCATCGTGCTGGTCTCGGGACACTGGCTCGAGCGCGATTTCAGTGTCACCAGCGGCCAGCACCCGGAACTGATCTATGATTATTACGGATTCCCGCCGCATACCTACGAACTGCGTTATGACGCTCCCGGCAGTCCCAAACTGGCGCAGCGCATCGCCGCACTGCTGGGCCAGGCCAGCATCGCCGCGCGCGAAGATGCCGTGCGCGGTTTCGACCATGGCATGTTCATTCCACTGAAGCTGATGTTCCAGGATGCCGACATTCCGGTGGTGCAGCTGTCGCTGCGTACCGACCTCGACCCGCAGGCGCACCTGGATGCCGGGCGCGCGCTGGCGTCGCTGCGCCAGGAAGGCGTGCTGATCGTCGGCAGCGGCATGAGTTTTCATAACATGCGCGGCTATGGCGATCTGCGCTTCGGGCCGGTTTCCGACGATTTCGATCGCTGGCTGACCGCGACGGTTGAATCCGCACCGGCGCAACGCGACGCCGCCCTGCGGCAATGGGAGCAGGGTCCGTCGGCGCGGTTGTCGCATCCGCCGGGCGCAGAGGAACACTTGTTGCCGCTGCTGGTGGCGGCTGGCGCCGCCGCTGCCGACAGCGGCCGCTGTGTGTTTGCCGACCGCGTACTTGAGGTGGCCATCTCGGCCTACCGGTTTGGCTGA
- a CDS encoding c-type cytochrome: MKNFHVWCGGALLFFASSVMAQATSGELALPALVKNSCAYCHSFNKGGPNGQGPNLYGLIGQKAGSVPGFAYSPAFKKALTGKVWTKELLDAWLTDTQQVAPGSLMTYFLDDAKYRGQIVDYLTGEKGK, translated from the coding sequence ATGAAAAATTTCCATGTCTGGTGCGGTGGCGCACTACTTTTTTTTGCAAGTTCAGTGATGGCCCAAGCAACGAGCGGTGAGCTGGCATTGCCGGCCTTAGTTAAAAACAGCTGCGCCTACTGCCATAGTTTCAACAAGGGTGGTCCGAACGGGCAGGGTCCGAATCTCTACGGGTTAATAGGCCAAAAAGCCGGTAGCGTGCCCGGCTTCGCCTACTCTCCTGCGTTCAAGAAGGCACTGACGGGCAAGGTTTGGACCAAGGAGCTGCTCGATGCCTGGCTTACCGACACCCAACAAGTTGCGCCGGGTTCACTGATGACCTACTTCCTTGATGATGCCAAGTACCGAGGGCAAATCGTCGACTATTTGACGGGAGAAAAAGGGAAGTAG
- a CDS encoding FAD-dependent oxidoreductase produces the protein MSKDVKKIEDLANGKLSRRSFLGAAGAVTAGALGALTQTASASTKGEQRFDAEYDVIVCGSGAAGLGTALFSRWQGNQVLVLEKAGSVGGTTAKSGFWYWIPNNVPMQKAGIADPKPDFMKLVARLTATHAYNPALPKLGLSDWQYEMCEAFYDTASTAAELLNEKNALPYQHRKEVPDYWAELPENKAPTGRALQPAGAELHDGGKFGIRALSAAARRDGIAIKTSHRVQGVIRNNRGEVIGVEVTAPDGGQLRFRAKKAVVFGTGGFTHDPELRRDFLGGNIVGGCAANSNEGDLIRISSPLGMQLGNMNHAWNCPVVYEKAVAKEGSMWGAFMPSGDSMVFVNKYGRRVVNEKLQYNEMTRAFWAWDGTREEFPNALLVAIWDQQAQDNCAEANYGSYIVPPGSDDRHVIKGATRAELAKNIAARLAKYREQVNVTLAPEFVANLDETIKRFNGFARSGKDTDFHRGERPVELLFNGNVKTAPGKKNPTMSPISDKGPFYAALLGPGSLDTKGGPRTDTHGRILDVNGKPIPGLYGVGNCVASASGPAYWSGGATLGPIITFAYRAANALQKESVKEVSA, from the coding sequence ATGAGCAAAGATGTAAAAAAAATTGAGGACCTTGCGAACGGCAAGCTTTCGCGGCGTAGTTTTTTGGGGGCCGCAGGGGCAGTTACTGCGGGGGCGCTGGGCGCACTCACACAGACGGCTTCTGCATCTACCAAGGGCGAGCAGCGCTTTGATGCCGAATACGACGTGATCGTGTGCGGCAGCGGCGCAGCAGGGCTGGGCACTGCGTTGTTTTCACGCTGGCAAGGCAATCAGGTGCTGGTTCTTGAAAAAGCGGGCAGTGTTGGTGGTACCACGGCCAAGTCGGGTTTCTGGTACTGGATTCCGAATAATGTCCCCATGCAAAAGGCCGGAATTGCCGACCCAAAACCTGATTTCATGAAGCTGGTCGCGCGCCTGACGGCGACGCATGCCTATAACCCAGCGCTACCAAAACTGGGATTGAGCGATTGGCAATACGAGATGTGTGAGGCGTTCTATGACACCGCCTCGACCGCAGCTGAATTGCTTAACGAGAAGAATGCATTGCCCTATCAGCATAGGAAGGAAGTACCTGACTATTGGGCCGAGTTGCCCGAGAATAAGGCGCCGACGGGACGTGCATTGCAGCCCGCAGGCGCAGAGCTGCATGATGGTGGCAAGTTCGGGATCCGTGCGCTCTCTGCTGCTGCGCGACGTGACGGCATTGCCATCAAAACCTCGCACCGCGTACAGGGCGTCATTCGCAACAATCGGGGCGAGGTCATCGGCGTCGAAGTGACGGCACCGGATGGGGGACAGTTGCGATTCCGGGCAAAAAAAGCGGTGGTGTTCGGTACCGGCGGCTTTACCCATGATCCGGAATTGCGTCGCGATTTTTTGGGGGGCAACATCGTAGGGGGGTGTGCCGCCAACTCGAACGAAGGCGACTTGATCCGCATCTCGAGTCCTTTGGGCATGCAACTTGGCAACATGAACCATGCATGGAATTGCCCGGTTGTGTATGAGAAAGCAGTTGCCAAGGAAGGTTCGATGTGGGGGGCATTCATGCCCTCTGGCGATTCGATGGTATTCGTCAATAAGTACGGACGTCGTGTCGTCAATGAGAAATTGCAGTACAACGAAATGACCCGTGCATTTTGGGCTTGGGACGGCACTAGGGAAGAGTTTCCGAACGCTTTGCTCGTTGCGATCTGGGACCAGCAGGCGCAAGACAACTGCGCTGAAGCAAATTATGGATCGTATATCGTTCCGCCCGGTAGCGATGACCGCCACGTGATCAAGGGGGCGACGCGGGCAGAACTGGCGAAAAATATCGCCGCGCGACTTGCAAAGTATCGCGAACAGGTCAATGTTACGCTGGCGCCGGAATTTGTCGCGAATCTGGATGAGACGATCAAGCGCTTCAATGGCTTTGCCCGCAGCGGAAAAGATACCGATTTCCATCGTGGCGAGCGCCCCGTCGAACTCTTGTTTAATGGCAATGTCAAGACTGCGCCAGGGAAGAAAAACCCCACCATGTCGCCCATCAGTGACAAGGGGCCGTTTTACGCTGCTTTGCTCGGGCCGGGTTCGCTGGATACAAAAGGCGGCCCAAGAACCGACACGCATGGCCGCATTCTTGATGTGAATGGCAAGCCGATTCCCGGTTTGTATGGGGTTGGCAATTGCGTCGCATCAGCATCTGGTCCGGCGTATTGGTCAGGTGGTGCAACATTGGGGCCGATCATCACATTCGCTTACCGTGCTGCCAATGCCTTGCAAAAGGAATCTGTGAAAGAGGTTTCGGCATGA
- a CDS encoding DUF1329 domain-containing protein codes for MNNSIIHVSAKKMRPTMHTITLRKAVTSMAVILLSLSASSFAAELPEGTVISKSNLDKVRNDTFMGHKIGDLLTEKMEWMVRNYDKKFPLVKSKEPTLDPKYVEATKKYSGQVKFDPQTREVTGYVAGKPFPNIDPADPFAGDKVIWNYYYGASTGSDLNQDVHFVTANKNGYEATQFYAYQRIYNRGRLWGGEMAFPSEQDVLHKTALVARAPQDLKGVGTMTVQYDVAGKLDDQWAYIKSARRIRRLSGNAWMDNVAGFDFINDDINIWNSRPSRYKSAKLLGKRWILAAVDVELKRVKDKAGTAEEWPHLNISQGYATSTHNVTPREVWVVEGTPPPEHPYSKKVVYADVATNAIYLGEAYDKKGEFWRWMQYNFQTRTGVKSGIRYISVVSGEYLDVKSGHSTFHTDPGVNDTGMNATKFNAEILESFQ; via the coding sequence ATGAACAACTCAATTATCCACGTATCAGCTAAAAAAATGAGGCCCACCATGCATACCATTACGTTGCGAAAAGCTGTCACGTCAATGGCAGTCATCCTGCTTTCCCTGAGCGCTTCGTCGTTTGCTGCGGAGTTGCCTGAGGGGACGGTCATCAGCAAGAGCAATCTCGACAAGGTTCGCAATGACACCTTCATGGGACACAAGATCGGTGATCTGTTGACGGAGAAGATGGAATGGATGGTCCGAAACTATGATAAGAAATTCCCGCTCGTGAAGAGCAAAGAGCCGACACTGGATCCGAAGTATGTAGAAGCGACAAAAAAATATTCTGGCCAGGTCAAGTTTGATCCGCAGACCAGGGAAGTGACAGGCTATGTCGCAGGCAAGCCATTTCCGAATATCGACCCGGCGGATCCGTTCGCCGGCGACAAGGTCATCTGGAATTATTACTACGGCGCATCGACCGGTTCGGACTTGAACCAGGATGTGCATTTCGTAACGGCGAATAAAAATGGCTACGAGGCCACGCAGTTCTATGCCTATCAGCGCATTTACAACCGCGGCCGCTTGTGGGGCGGGGAGATGGCTTTCCCGAGCGAGCAAGATGTGCTCCACAAGACAGCGCTGGTGGCGCGGGCGCCGCAGGACTTGAAAGGCGTGGGCACCATGACGGTGCAATACGATGTCGCTGGAAAGCTGGATGACCAGTGGGCATATATCAAGTCTGCCCGCCGGATCCGGCGCCTGTCCGGCAATGCCTGGATGGACAATGTTGCCGGGTTTGATTTCATCAATGACGACATCAATATCTGGAATTCACGCCCATCGCGTTACAAATCTGCCAAGCTGCTCGGCAAGCGTTGGATCCTTGCTGCAGTCGATGTCGAGCTCAAGCGCGTCAAGGACAAGGCGGGTACGGCCGAGGAGTGGCCACACCTTAATATCTCCCAAGGTTATGCGACGTCAACCCACAACGTCACTCCACGTGAAGTGTGGGTGGTCGAAGGAACCCCGCCCCCGGAGCATCCCTATAGCAAGAAGGTGGTCTACGCCGATGTTGCTACCAATGCGATTTATTTAGGTGAGGCGTATGACAAGAAAGGGGAGTTCTGGCGCTGGATGCAGTACAACTTTCAGACGAGAACTGGCGTTAAATCCGGCATCCGCTACATCTCTGTCGTGTCCGGAGAATACCTGGATGTGAAGTCCGGGCACTCGACCTTCCATACGGATCCCGGGGTGAACGATACCGGGATGAATGCGACCAAATTCAACGCCGAAATATTGGAAAGTTTCCAGTAG